One window from the genome of Streptococcus halotolerans encodes:
- the rpiA gene encoding ribose-5-phosphate isomerase RpiA has translation MEALKKQAGLKAAEYVSDGMIVGLGTGSTAYYFVEELGRRVNEEGLSIIGVTTSSQTSKQAESLGIPLKAVDDIDVIDVTVDGSDEVDPHFNGIKGGGGALLMEKIVATPTKEYIWVVDESKMVEQLGAFKLPVEVVQYGADRLLRYFEKEGYKPSYRLKDGRRFVTDMQNYIIDLDLGKIEDPVAFGQQLKAMVGVVEHGLFTGMVNKVIVAGQDGVRVLEA, from the coding sequence ATGGAAGCATTAAAAAAACAAGCTGGTCTTAAAGCTGCGGAATATGTCTCTGATGGGATGATCGTCGGACTTGGGACTGGATCAACGGCCTATTATTTTGTTGAAGAATTAGGGCGTCGTGTCAATGAAGAAGGACTTTCAATTATTGGAGTAACCACATCAAGTCAGACTTCTAAGCAGGCAGAAAGTTTGGGTATTCCATTGAAAGCTGTTGATGATATTGATGTCATCGATGTTACCGTTGATGGTTCAGATGAAGTTGACCCACACTTCAATGGCATCAAAGGTGGCGGTGGAGCTCTTCTTATGGAAAAAATTGTCGCAACGCCAACAAAAGAATACATTTGGGTTGTTGACGAGTCTAAGATGGTTGAACAACTTGGCGCCTTTAAATTGCCGGTTGAGGTCGTTCAATATGGAGCTGACCGGCTCTTGCGTTACTTTGAAAAAGAAGGTTATAAACCTTCTTACCGGCTAAAAGATGGGCGTCGTTTTGTGACAGATATGCAAAATTACATTATTGACTTAGATTTGGGTAAAATTGAGGATCCTGTTGCATTTGGGCAGCAATTGAAGGCTATGGTTGGCGTTGTTGAGCATGGTCTCTTTACAGGGATGGTCAATAAAGTTATTGTTGCTGGTCAAGATGGTGTTCGAGTCTTAGAAGCTTAA
- a CDS encoding phosphopentomutase encodes MSTFDRIHLVVLDSVGIGAAPDANNFVNAGVPDGASDTLGHISKTVGLSLPNMAKMGLGNIPRETPLKTVPAESQPTGYVTKLEEVSLGKDTMTGHWEIMGLNITEPFDTFWDGFPEDILTKIEAFSGRKVIREANKPYSGTAVIDDFGPRQMETGELIIYTSADPVLQIAAHEDIIPLEELYRICEYARSITLERPALLGRIIARPYVGEPGNFTRTSNRRDLAVSPFEDTVLNKLADAGIPTYGVGKINDIFNGSGITHDQGHNKSNNHGVDTLLKTLQDPEFTKGFSFTNLVDFDALYGHRRDAHGYRDCLEEFDARLPELTALLGDKDLLLITADHGNDPTYAGTDHTREYIPLLAYSPSFTGSGVIPQGHFADISATVADNFGVDTAMIGESFLAELK; translated from the coding sequence ATGTCTACTTTTGATCGTATTCACTTAGTGGTACTTGACTCTGTTGGTATTGGTGCCGCTCCAGATGCTAATAACTTTGTCAATGCAGGAGTTCCTGATGGTGCTTCTGATACCCTCGGCCATATCTCAAAAACAGTAGGTCTCAGCCTGCCAAATATGGCTAAAATGGGTCTCGGAAATATCCCTCGCGAAACACCGCTTAAAACTGTACCTGCTGAAAGTCAGCCAACTGGTTATGTGACTAAATTAGAAGAAGTGTCTCTCGGAAAAGATACAATGACTGGTCACTGGGAAATTATGGGTCTTAATATTACCGAGCCTTTTGACACATTCTGGGACGGATTTCCTGAGGACATTTTGACAAAAATTGAAGCGTTTTCTGGACGTAAAGTGATTCGTGAAGCCAACAAGCCATATTCTGGAACAGCTGTTATTGATGATTTTGGCCCACGTCAAATGGAAACTGGAGAACTCATCATTTACACATCTGCTGACCCAGTGCTTCAAATCGCTGCTCACGAAGACATCATTCCACTTGAAGAACTCTATCGTATTTGTGAGTATGCGCGTTCGATTACACTTGAGCGCCCAGCCCTTCTAGGACGCATTATTGCCCGTCCGTATGTCGGTGAGCCAGGGAACTTTACTCGCACTTCAAATCGTCGTGATTTGGCTGTTTCACCTTTTGAAGATACGGTTTTGAACAAATTGGCTGACGCTGGTATTCCAACATATGGTGTCGGAAAAATTAATGACATCTTTAATGGTTCAGGTATTACCCATGACCAAGGTCATAACAAGTCAAATAATCATGGTGTTGATACGCTACTTAAAACCCTTCAAGACCCAGAATTTACTAAAGGTTTTTCATTTACCAATTTAGTAGATTTCGATGCGCTTTACGGTCACCGCCGTGATGCGCATGGTTACCGTGATTGTCTGGAAGAATTCGATGCTCGTTTACCAGAGCTGACAGCATTGTTAGGCGATAAAGACTTACTTCTCATTACAGCTGACCATGGTAATGATCCTACCTACGCTGGAACAGACCATACTCGTGAATATATTCCTCTTTTGGCTTATAGCCCATCCTTTACAGGTAGCGGTGTGATTCCACAAGGACATTTTGCTGATATTTCAGCAACCGTTGCTGACAATTTTGGTGTTGACACAGCCATGATAGGGGAAAGTTTCTTAGCTGAATTGAAATAA
- a CDS encoding chloride channel protein yields MLGIVLHAILEATIEVASLFGNESMTIGHAFLLILSGFAAGFSWYFLQRPPNVLYRIHDLVFNKKLDQLNYQRQIWHVLIQIITVGLGSPIGKEAAPRELGALMAQPLGKKLGLTQTDRTFLAAAGVGAGLSAIYQVPLGSVFFVFETLRLDYSINRFIEVSLVTYLSAWTASLVISTDPLFPVNHVEASWQSLLGIIIITFVLIPFAKLFKRLIIRVESQKIKSVSMMILLPLLFSVLALVAFYYPQIMGNGSEMVITFLKLPDRYTVVALLLLKTIFVLTTLKAGAFGGTLTPSFALGMGLAYLLVAPFSFESGFLLTLMTTGSLVFLTTCLEAPLAAFFLVVGFTGISYQVYPHLFVSLLLVQFWSHQCDKGLKRKR; encoded by the coding sequence TTGTTAGGAATAGTTCTACATGCTATCCTTGAAGCTACTATAGAAGTTGCCAGTCTTTTTGGTAACGAATCGATGACTATCGGACATGCTTTTTTGTTAATCCTGTCTGGTTTTGCAGCTGGCTTTTCTTGGTATTTCCTTCAAAGACCACCAAATGTGTTATATCGTATTCACGATCTGGTTTTTAATAAAAAGCTTGATCAACTAAATTATCAACGACAGATTTGGCATGTCTTAATCCAAATTATCACTGTCGGTTTGGGTTCTCCTATTGGAAAAGAAGCAGCACCACGTGAATTAGGTGCCTTAATGGCTCAGCCACTAGGAAAGAAGTTAGGCTTAACACAAACTGATAGGACATTTCTTGCAGCAGCAGGGGTTGGAGCAGGTTTATCGGCCATTTACCAGGTTCCCTTAGGATCAGTCTTCTTTGTATTTGAAACCCTTAGATTAGATTACTCCATCAACCGTTTTATAGAAGTTTCACTGGTCACCTATTTATCAGCTTGGACGGCTAGTCTGGTCATTTCAACAGACCCCTTGTTTCCAGTGAATCATGTGGAAGCGTCTTGGCAAAGTTTATTAGGTATTATCATCATCACATTTGTCTTAATACCCTTTGCTAAACTATTTAAGCGTTTGATTATAAGGGTTGAAAGTCAGAAAATAAAGTCTGTAAGTATGATGATCCTCCTCCCTTTGTTATTCTCTGTGCTTGCTCTAGTAGCCTTTTATTACCCTCAAATAATGGGGAATGGATCTGAAATGGTTATCACATTTCTCAAGTTGCCAGATCGTTATACAGTGGTAGCTTTGCTTTTACTTAAAACGATTTTCGTTTTAACAACGTTAAAGGCTGGTGCTTTCGGTGGAACGTTGACGCCATCCTTTGCTTTAGGAATGGGCTTAGCCTACTTGCTGGTGGCGCCATTCAGTTTTGAAAGTGGTTTTTTACTAACACTGATGACAACGGGCTCTCTAGTATTTTTAACAACTTGCTTAGAGGCCCCTTTGGCAGCTTTCTTCTTAGTTGTTGGTTTTACGGGTATTAGTTACCAAGTTTACCCGCATTTGTTTGTTAGTTTATTATTAGTGCAATTCTGGTCACATCAATGTGACAAAGGCCTAAAAAGAAAGAGATGA
- the arsC gene encoding arsenate reductase (glutaredoxin) (This arsenate reductase requires both glutathione and glutaredoxin to convert arsenate to arsenite, after which the efflux transporter formed by ArsA and ArsB can extrude the arsenite from the cell, providing resistance.) yields the protein MEEVIIYHNPNCGTSRNVLAMLKHAGIEPKVIEYLKTPPSRDQLVDLLDQMQISPRELLRTNVPEYEKHHLSDESLSDEKILDAMMADAILINRPIVVTSKGAKLCRPSETLLEILPVSLPSPYTKEDGEIVYPIS from the coding sequence ATGGAAGAAGTCATTATTTACCACAATCCAAATTGTGGTACCTCTCGGAACGTACTAGCCATGCTTAAACATGCCGGTATCGAGCCAAAAGTTATTGAGTATCTAAAAACCCCACCTAGTCGTGACCAGCTAGTCGACTTATTAGACCAAATGCAGATAAGTCCAAGGGAATTACTTAGAACAAATGTACCTGAATATGAGAAGCATCACTTATCAGATGAATCGTTATCAGATGAGAAGATACTTGATGCTATGATGGCAGACGCCATTTTAATCAATAGACCCATTGTCGTAACAAGTAAGGGAGCGAAGCTATGTCGTCCATCAGAGACGTTATTAGAAATCCTCCCAGTTTCGTTACCAAGCCCATACACTAAAGAGGATGGCGAAATCGTCTATCCCATATCTTAA
- a CDS encoding purine-nucleoside phosphorylase: MTLLEKIRVTQSFLESKGIESPEFGLILGSGLGELAEEIENAIVVDYADIPNWGQSTVVGHAGKLVFGDLAGRKVLALQGRFHFYEGNPMETVTFPVRVMKALGCDGLLVTNAAGGVSYGPGTLMAINDHINMTGTNPLIGENLEEFGPRFPDMSDAYTKAYREVAHLVAKKQGINLEEGVYLGVAGPTYETPAEIRAYKTLGADAVGMSTVPEVIVAAHSGMKVLGISAITNFAAGFQSELNHEEVVEVTTHIKEDFKGLVKAILTEL; encoded by the coding sequence ATGACATTGTTAGAAAAAATTAGAGTTACCCAGTCTTTTCTAGAAAGTAAAGGAATTGAGTCACCAGAATTCGGTTTAATTTTGGGTTCTGGCCTAGGGGAATTAGCTGAAGAAATCGAAAATGCAATCGTAGTTGATTATGCTGATATTCCAAATTGGGGGCAATCAACTGTTGTCGGTCATGCCGGCAAATTAGTCTTTGGTGACTTAGCAGGTCGTAAAGTATTAGCACTTCAAGGTCGTTTCCATTTTTATGAAGGTAATCCTATGGAAACAGTCACTTTCCCTGTTCGTGTGATGAAAGCACTAGGTTGTGATGGACTTCTGGTGACTAATGCAGCCGGAGGGGTTAGTTATGGTCCAGGAACCCTAATGGCCATCAATGACCATATTAACATGACAGGAACTAATCCACTCATTGGTGAAAATCTTGAAGAGTTTGGACCACGTTTCCCAGATATGTCAGATGCCTACACTAAGGCCTATCGAGAAGTAGCTCACCTTGTAGCTAAAAAACAAGGGATTAACTTAGAAGAAGGCGTTTATTTGGGTGTAGCGGGACCTACTTATGAAACACCCGCAGAAATTCGCGCTTATAAAACATTAGGAGCAGATGCTGTTGGTATGTCAACTGTTCCAGAAGTTATTGTGGCAGCTCATTCAGGCATGAAGGTCTTGGGGATTTCAGCTATTACTAACTTTGCAGCTGGCTTCCAATCAGAACTTAACCACGAAGAAGTAGTGGAAGTGACAACCCATATTAAAGAAGACTTTAAAGGGTTAGTAAAAGCGATTTTAACAGAATTGTAG
- the deoD gene encoding purine-nucleoside phosphorylase has translation MSIHISAKKGDIADKILLPGDPLRAKFIAENFLEDAVCFNEVRNMFGYTGTYKGQRVSVMGTGMGMPSISIYARELIVDYGVKKLIRVGTAGSIDPSVHVRELVLAQAAATNSSIIRNDFPEFDFPQIANFQLLDKAYHIAKDLGLTTHVGNVLSSDVFYSNMPERNITLGKLGVKAIEMEAAALYYLGAQHGVDTLAIMTISDSLVNAEEDTTAEERQNTFTDMMKVGLETLIAE, from the coding sequence ATGTCTATTCATATTTCCGCTAAAAAAGGCGATATTGCTGATAAAATTCTTCTTCCTGGAGATCCTCTTCGAGCGAAATTCATCGCAGAGAATTTCTTAGAAGATGCTGTTTGCTTCAATGAAGTACGTAATATGTTCGGTTATACTGGTACCTATAAGGGACAACGTGTTTCTGTTATGGGAACCGGGATGGGGATGCCATCTATCTCGATCTACGCGCGCGAGTTGATTGTTGATTACGGTGTCAAAAAACTTATTCGTGTTGGGACCGCTGGTTCCATTGATCCAAGCGTTCATGTACGTGAATTGGTTTTAGCTCAAGCTGCGGCTACAAACTCTAGTATCATTCGCAATGATTTTCCAGAGTTTGATTTTCCACAAATTGCTAATTTCCAATTGCTTGATAAAGCCTATCATATTGCTAAAGACCTTGGTTTAACAACACATGTTGGGAATGTTCTGTCTTCTGATGTCTTTTATTCAAACATGCCGGAACGCAATATAACCTTAGGTAAGCTTGGTGTTAAGGCGATTGAAATGGAAGCGGCAGCTCTTTATTATCTTGGGGCACAACATGGTGTTGATACTTTAGCCATCATGACCATTTCTGATAGTTTGGTAAATGCTGAAGAAGACACAACAGCAGAGGAGCGTCAAAATACCTTCACTGATATGATGAAGGTAGGACTGGAAACATTGATTGCAGAATAA